One region of Lagopus muta isolate bLagMut1 chromosome 13, bLagMut1 primary, whole genome shotgun sequence genomic DNA includes:
- the LOC125699963 gene encoding synaptotagmin-like protein 2 produces MLDLSFLTEEEYEKLMKVLQRDAELKKKDGDRIRRIQGSIKDEKKKKFVTGEWFSEVKAKRFQEDLEGSDLLRASIRRKKGKLENEVNEHIGRSLESKDAPGPPFHEHAAGTGEERSNTPALDTAEEHKILPKPKPRLSAMLSASHKRFSIHDVSSSESDTGASPFAAATDNLHLSRKGNGLSPPPAKLSDDAVPQPSCATGEAADGATGTTAGPKNAPEAAYAPSKIPVKRKPSRSLSRSEQFVNHLGPAENNLEKRELLASPRLLTTEGENSQAVKPGVNYTISSMSNKEEDIGLDREHFKNLKNFWEKGADSVMMGSVPESPGSLEADGRQFKLCRSLSVQSDHGQNSEEKPGAFTKTRSPYKRTITLSSSEEEPSYVAPVRKGSIPIAPRSTYAKSKGGLVTGNNSLGESNGKPSVPEEEKAAQRSSKKSRLPVRVPSIKIESPTKEVSGSMFEPETPTEKLIVAEERKRTESSLASRVQTLIEPAPAGDDKNDEKAQRPDVGTHDNMEINGELPEENTCQSSEQPTGSVLAGGREAVRKMDLSVHSEEDGDHSPAAQTLAQANSINLAKSMVNIYTTTETYSKPLLIPHQFLEPERVKELSRSSPLLLSETESDTASEISFQFSKHKKTPSIGSHSSDMASVSSVSGSVLSVYSGDFGSVDAQGTVEFALDYDEKNREFQVHVSQCKDLAVVDEKKDRTDPYVKTYLLPDKARMGKRKTSVKKRTVNPVYNEVLRYKIEKMVLLIQKLNLSVWHNDPLGRNSFLGEIELDLASWDWSNRKLNWYPLKPRSLSAVNGVDHRGVMNLSIKYVPPGSLGPKNPPSGEVHIWVKDVKDLLQLRPSGVDSFVKCYVLPDTSKKSYQKTRVVKRDTNPVFNHTIVYDGFHTEDLKDACVELTVWDHEKLTNHFLGGIRLGLGTGLSYGIPVDWMDSTQEEVAFWQEMMSATNEWIEGLLPLRSLAGRKKLK; encoded by the exons ATGTTGGACTTGAGCTTCCTGACTGAGGAGGAGTATGAGAAGCTGATGAAGGTTCTGCAGAGAGATGCagagctgaagaagaaagatggGGATCGCATCAG ACGCATACAAGGCTCCATCAAGgatgaaaagaagaagaagttTGTGACAGGTGAATGGTTTTCAGAAGTGAAGGCAAAACGGTTTCAGGAAGACTTAGAGGGCTCGGATCTGCTTCGGGCAtcaatcagaaggaaaaagggcaAACTAGAAA ATGAGGTCAACGAGCACATCGGGAGAAGTCTGGAAAGCAAAGATGCCCCAGGTCCTCCGTTCCATGAGcatgctgctggcacaggagaggagag ATCCAACACACCTGCTCTTGATACTGCAGAGGAGCATAAAATCTTGCCAAAACCAAAGCCGAGACTTTCTGCCATGCTGTCTGCATCACACAAG agATTCAGTATACATGATGTTTCTTCCTCGGAGAGTGACACTGGAGCAAGTCCGTTTGCAGCTGCAACAGACAACTTGCATTTGTCTAGAAAAG GTAATGGACTGTCTCCACCGCCTGCCAAGCTTTCAGACGATGCTGTgccacagcccagctgtgcaACTGGAGAAGCTGCTGATGGGGCCACTGGCACCACAGCAGGACCAAAAAATGCACCCGAAGCAGCTTATGCTCCCAGCAAGATACCTGTTAAGAGGAAACCAAGCAGAAGTCTCTCCAGATCAGAGCAGTTTGTGAATCACCTCGGGCCAGCAGAGAACAACCTTGAAAAGAGAGAGTTACTGGCAAGCCCGAGATTGCTGACTACAGAAGGGGAAAACAGCCAGGCAGTGAAGCCAGGCGTGAACTACACAATCTCATCAATGAGTAATAAAGAGGAGGACATTGGCCTTGATCGTGAGCACTTCAAGAATCTGAAGAACTTCTGGGAGAAGGGAGCAGACTCGGTGATGATGGGAAGTGTGCCAGAGTCCCCAGGCTCGCTGGAGGCAGATGGCAGGCAGTTCAAGCTGTGCCGCTCGCTCTCTGTGCAGTCAGATCATGGCcagaacagtgaagaaaaaccTGGAGCCTTCACTAAAACAAGAAGCCCTTACAAAAGGACAATAACTTTATCTTCCAGTGAGGAGGAACCAAGCTATGTAGCTCCTGTGAGGAAGGGATCCATTCCCATTGCTCCGAGGTCTACATATGCCAAGAGCAAAGGAGGCCTGGTTACAGGAAATAATTCGCTGGGCGAAAGCAATGGGAAGCCATCAGTGccagaggaagagaaggcagcacagcGCAGCTCCAAGAAATCCAGATTGCCTGTGCGAGTGCCTTCCATCAAAATCGAGTCTCCTACCAAGGAAGTATCTGGCAGCATGTTTGAGCCAGAGACGCCTACAGAGAAGTTGATTGTGGCAGAGGAGCGCAAGCGCACAGAGAGCTCTTTGGCAAGCAGGGTGCAGACACTGATTGAGCCTGCGCCTGCAGGTGATGACAAAAATGATGAGAAAGCACAAAGACCTGATGTGGGCACTCATGacaacatggaaataaatggagaGCTACCTGAGGAAAATACATGCCAGTCTTCAGAACAGCCAACAGGCAGTGTGCTGGCTGGAGGGAGAGAAGCTGTTCGGAAGATGGACTTGTCTGTTCACTCAG AGGAAGATGGAGATCATTCTCCTGCTGCTCAAACCTTGGCCCAAGCAAACAGCATTAATCTTGCAAAGAGCATGGTGAACATTTACACAACCACAGAGA CGTACAGTAAACCTCTTTTGATACCCCATCAATTTCTTGAACCTGAAAGAGTCAAAGAACTGAGCAgatcctctcctctcctgttgTCTGAG ACAGAATCAGACACGGCTTCGGAAATCAGCTTCCAGTTTAGCAAGCACAAAAAGACTCCTAGCATTGGCAGCCACTCCTCCGACATGGCATCTGTCTCCTCG GTGAGTGGCAGTGTGCTCAGTGTGTACAGCGGCGATTTTGGGAGTGTGGATGCCCAGGGTACTGTGGAATTTGCACTGGACTATGATGAGAAGAACCGTGAGTTCCAGGTTCATGTGTCCCAGTGCAAGGACCTGGCTGTTGTGGATGAGAAGAAAGACAGGACTGACCC gtaTGTTAAAACTTACCTGCTCCCAGACAAAGCGAGAATGGGTAAGAGGAAAACCTCAGTGAAGAAAAGGACTGTGAATCCTGTTTACAATGAAGTGCTAAGG tataaaatagagaaaatggtATTGCTGATCCAAAAATTGAATCTCTCTGTTTGGCACAATGACCCATTGGGACGTAATAGTTTCTTGGGAGAGATCGAGTTAGACTTGGCCAGCTGGGACTGGAGCAACCGAAAACTCAACTGGTATCCACTGAAGCCCCGG AGTCTTTCTGCTGTTAATGGCGTGGATCATCGAGGAGTGATGAATTTGTCTATTAAGTATGTCCCTCCAGGAAGCCTAG GTCCCAAGAATCCTCCCTCTGGTGAAGTTCACATTTGGGTCAAAGATGTCAAGGACCTTCTGCAGTTGCGTCCTTCTGGAGTTGACTCCTTTGTGAAATG cTATGTGCTTCCAGACACGAGTAAGAAGAGCTACCAAAAGACCCGAGTCGTAAAAAGAGACACAAACCCTGTTTTCAATCACACTATTGTGTACGATGGCTTTCATACAGAGGACTTGAAGGATGCTTGTGTTGAACTGACTGTGTGGGATCATGAAAAACTAACCAACCATTTCCTTGGAGGAATCAGGCTGGGCCTTGGGACAG GTTTGAGCTACGGCATCCCCGTGGACTGGATGGACTCAACACAAGAGGAGGTGGCCTTTTGGCAGGAGATGATGTCTGCTACCAATGAGTGGATTGAGGGGTTGCTGCCACTACGCTCGTtggcagggaggaaaaaactgaaataa